The sequence below is a genomic window from Mus musculus strain C57BL/6J chromosome 4, GRCm38.p6 C57BL/6J.
TTAAGATCATGAGGCCCAAGTGGGAATAACTGGTACAAAGAGTAGAACTTAGTGAGCTGCAAGTTCAATACAACTGAGAATCATCCCAGGCGAAAAGCAAAGCAAGGACCCAGGGTGACCCCTCCCCGCCCGTGAGGTTCTGTCCATACCTTTACACTGCTCTCTTTACAGCTCTGTATGTTCTGCTGTTTCTTATTGATACCCTGGCTCTTTGGGGGCCTGGGCGGGGGGGCTTGGCTCTCAGAGGCTGGCAGCTTCCGGAGGCTGTAGTAGAAAGCTTCTGACAGTTCCTCCACCGGAGCGATGGACAGCGGCCGAGCCACCTGGGCTGGCTGTCCCTCAGCCTCCACCACAGTCAGGTCCAGCCACCGGGGAGGGATCTCAAAGCACATTTCTGGCTGGGAGTCCAGGCTTACCACCAAAAAGGGTTCTGTGAGCTTCTCCTCCAGCCGCAGGCCAGGGAAGGAAGCCAGGGGGTCAGTGGGGTGACGGGTATCCTTGGTCACCACCTTGACCTCACAGGGCAGGGAGTACTGGGCCGTGAGATCCACTAGGTTATAGCGTCGGCTGTCGTTCACCTCCTCCACAAAGCTCCCAGAGAGGTAGAGGGGTAGCAGAATTTGCTCTTTGTCCTCTGCCTCGTCCTCGATCTCCTCCaagtcctcctcttcctccccagacTGCTCACTCAGCCGCTGACATACCAGGACATCTATGTCCTGGCCTTTGGTCCCACAGACCTGGCCTGACCTCAGCACTTCCAGCCGATCACCCACAGCCAAGAAAGAAAAGTCAGGATTCTCTTCCTCATTCCCATCACAGTCTTTTGTGGCTACCACCCGGAGGGGCCGGCCTGGCTGGAGAGCCCCCAAAAGGTCATAGGCGGTGGAGAACTCCCTGGGCCTCCGCTTGAGCTTGCCCTGGTAGGCCCCAGAGAGCATGAAGTATCTGGGCACTTTTCGGCTCTTGCTGGAGGCCACAACCCGCCAGGATGGTGAAGCTGGACCATAGATGCAGAGCCTCTGGCCTTTGCGTAGGAAGCTCACCCACGGGCTGAGGAAGACGGGCGGACCCTCAGGAACCTCCAGGATCTCCGTGGTCAGAGGGAAGGGGCCTCCCCCAGCCAACACCTCGCTCAGCCGCAAGGGTTTGAAGAAGTGGATGTGTTGGGAGGAAGCAGTGACGTCTTCTACCTCCACCTCCAGCGTAGACGGGATCTTGACGATGCTGCTGCGCACTGTGGGGAGAAGGCAGTTCAGGGACCCGGCACACGTCACCCAGTCACAGCCCCAACCTCAGCTCTGACTCCTTCTTTTCTGCCACCCTTTTCCTACTCTATAGATTTTTAGctcagtcttttatttatttatttttaaagatttatttatttatcatatgtaagtacactgttgctgtcttcagacacaccagaagagggcgtcagatctcgttacggatggttgtgagccaccatgtggttgctgagatttgaactccggacctttggaagagcagtcgggtgctcttacccactgagccatctcaccagccctcagtcttttatttttaatttatttttttatttaagaatttAAATTTGGCAGATCCATCGGTGACGAGATCTgcagccctcttctggagtgtctgaagacagctacagtgtatttacatataataaataaattaatctttaaaaagaaaaagaaaagaaaaaagaatttaaatctgtgggctggtgagatggctcagcggataagagcatctgactgctcttccgaaggtcctaagttcaagtcccagcaaccacatggtagctcacaaccatccataaggagatctgactccctcttctggtgtgtctgaagagagctgcagtgtacttacatataataaataaataaatcttaaaaaaaaaagttgggatagcatttgaaatgtaaatgaagaaaatacctaataaaaaatgtaaaaaaaaaagaatttaaatttgTCTTTATTACTTTTAACTGTGTATAGATGTGAGCACGTGAGTGTAGGTGACTACAGAGGCCAGAGCAGTTGGATCCCtcaggggctggagttacagggggttGGGAGCCATCtaacatgtaactccagttccataggGGTATGATGCTCctgtctggcctccatggacaccaagcatgcacatgctgcacagacatacatgcagccaaaacacccataccaaaatttaaaaataatataataatagttgttattattgttattattatttctttggttggttttttgaggcaggatttctctgtgtaacagtcctagctgtcctggaatttgttttctagaccagactgacttcaaattcacagagatcctcattcctctgcctcctgaacactgagattaaggtatgcaccaccacacccagcctaaaaaaaaacctccttattaaaataaaaattaaaaacacatgaaCCTGGTGTGATGGTGCATCATTGCAGTCTCAGAgcttgggaaatggaggcaggatggtcaggaaggagttcaaggctaggcaggtgtactggctggttttgggtgtcaacttgacacagctggagttaccacagagacaggagcttcagttgagaaaatgcctccatgagatccagctgtaaggcattttctcaattagtgatcaagggggaaaggccccttgtgggtggtgccatctctgggctggtagtcttgggttctataagagagcaggctgagcaagccaggggaagtaagccagtaaggaacatccctccatggcctctgcatcagctcctgcttcctgccctgtgtgagttccagttctgacttcctttggtgatgagcagcagcatggaagtgtaagctgaataaaccctttcctcccaaacttgcttcttggtcatgatgtttgtccaggaatagaaaccctgactaagacagcaggcTGCGTGAGATGtctcagaaatttaaaaaaaaaaaaaaaacaagctaacTTAAGGAGGCCGTGGGGAGGGTCAAAATATCACTGAAGGGTAATTTAAGGGGTGGCACTATGTTTGAGGGAGCCAGGGAAGGCAAAGTGAGGCGCTTAAATTGAAACTTTGAGGATGAAAACGGTGACCAAGTTAGGGGTAGTGTGAACTCGAACAGAGAAAGTAAAATGGCTGTGGTAGGAAAAGAGATACCTGGAGCTGCTTGTGTCCGCCTCTTCAAGAGTGACCTGGAAGAACAtgtgttcttccttttcttctccataaacaaaatgaaatctaCTAAACAGGGGATAACTAAGTTTAAaagcttttgggtttgttttttaaccaGGTATGGTGCCACATTTAGATACTCCAGCACttgacttgggaggcagaggccggaagatcaggagttggagactagcctgggctacatgagaccctgtctcaaaaaagaaaaattgcatttaaaaacatttctttttgttttatttatttttggaaatgCAAGGGCTAACAAACACTCTACCATTGAACCAGACCCCAacctctttttttatttgtttgttgttgtttttcaagacagggtttctctgtgtagccctggctgtcctggaactcactttgtagaccaggctcgcctcgaactcagaaatccacctgcctctgcctcccgagtggtggggttaaaggtatgcaccaccgcTGCCTGACCCCACCCCCCTTTACTgattttactctttttaaaatctttgctttcacatttgttcatttattttatttgtatggttgTGTGTCTTTTTGTCAGTCCATCTATATATATGGATAGGTGTGTGTTCATGCCATGGTGTGagagtggaggtcaaaggacaacctgcAGAAGCCAGTTCTCTTTTGCACCATTTAGGTCCCAGGGATGAAACTTGTGCATGGCAGTGGcagcacctttatctgctgagccactgTCCCaaccctgctttaaaaaaaattaatttggggctggagagatggctcagcggttaagagcacttccgaaggtccagagttcaattcccagcaagcacatggtggctcacaaccatcctaacgagatctggcgccctcttctggtgtgtctgaaggcagctacagtgtacttacatataataaataaataaatctttttaaaaaattaatttattattggcatgtgtgtgtatgcacatgccaaagggaacatggaggtcagaggacaattttcacagcaagtgcttttatgcACTGAGCTGCCCGCCCACCCccaataattaattaattgttttgCCTTTcaattttgagacagcatctatGCAGCTGTCATGGAACTTAACCTTGATAAATCCTCTTTTA
It includes:
- the Themis2 gene encoding protein THEMIS2, yielding MEPVPLQDFVSGLDPTSLPRVLRVCSGVYFEGSVYELFGNECCLSTGDLIKVTHVQLQKVVCEYPETGQTLELNPNFTGLFSPLTSLRSYRTLEDLVSAMPQNSTRWPIYFKSTQRIVTKASVVPEDQPLRLEAVEIHHGIRYARCVQVSKTKELLHLPLSQKGPFWRCKPSAPQTLHQILQDPALKDLTLSCPSLPWNSVILKPQYMLQAIMHMRSSIVKIPSTLEVEVEDVTASSQHIHFFKPLRLSEVLAGGGPFPLTTEILEVPEGPPVFLSPWVSFLRKGQRLCIYGPASPSWRVVASSKSRKVPRYFMLSGAYQGKLKRRPREFSTAYDLLGALQPGRPLRVVATKDCDGNEEENPDFSFLAVGDRLEVLRSGQVCGTKGQDIDVLVCQRLSEQSGEEEEDLEEIEDEAEDKEQILLPLYLSGSFVEEVNDSRRYNLVDLTAQYSLPCEVKVVTKDTRHPTDPLASFPGLRLEEKLTEPFLVVSLDSQPEMCFEIPPRWLDLTVVEAEGQPAQVARPLSIAPVEELSEAFYYSLRKLPASESQAPPPRPPKSQGINKKQQNIQSCKESSVKPQVVEPQKSCPQPQLKAKTLEALPKNKSNVYSKISVHKKDRKPNPQTQNSVLSMKPKTSSSLGKHSTMESHLLPDPDMDDHDYEEI
- the Themis2 gene encoding protein THEMIS2 isoform X1; translated protein: MPQNSTRWPIYFKSTQRIVTKASVVPEDQPLRLEAVEIHHGIRYARCVQVSKTKELLHLPLSQKGPFWRCKPSAPQTLHQILQDPALKDLTLSCPSLPWNSVILKPQYMLQAIMHMRSSIVKIPSTLEVEVEDVTASSQHIHFFKPLRLSEVLAGGGPFPLTTEILEVPEGPPVFLSPWVSFLRKGQRLCIYGPASPSWRVVASSKSRKVPRYFMLSGAYQGKLKRRPREFSTAYDLLGALQPGRPLRVVATKDCDGNEEENPDFSFLAVGDRLEVLRSGQVCGTKGQDIDVLVCQRLSEQSGEEEEDLEEIEDEAEDKEQILLPLYLSGSFVEEVNDSRRYNLVDLTAQYSLPCEVKVVTKDTRHPTDPLASFPGLRLEEKLTEPFLVVSLDSQPEMCFEIPPRWLDLTVVEAEGQPAQVARPLSIAPVEELSEAFYYSLRKLPASESQAPPPRPPKSQGINKKQQNIQSCKESSVKPQVVEPQKSCPQPQLKAKTLEALPKNKSNVYSKISVHKKDRKPNPQTQNSVLSMKPKTSSSLGKHSTMESHLLPDPDMDDHDYEEI